The genomic DNA ctctgtttaaaatataagtgctacacggccaacgtttgtataaacgtaacctttccttgtacttgtacatgttcattgccgtgactttaacatctccagttcccacggcctgctcccgtctgaccttgtagctcagtcggtagagcggcggagatctaacccgaaggtcgtgggttcaattcccaccttggtcagagtttttctctgtccttgtgtgggcccatttccatcagtagggctaacgctcacatggttcatatgggattgaaatctagcacttcacattacactcttatTCAGTTAATTCCGTAATAaacaaggcctaatcagaataacaatggttcctttgtcttccgccattttggtcccGTATATGAAAGTCCACCCAAGGTTTGGGTTTAAGaacaacaagtttgaattttggcggggatggatctgctttaaggacggtgcctacttattaaagatatttttgccccggtgtgtgattacgcaggaaatgtagatcttaacaagtgttattgaaattcaaaaagaaaattgggggtaaccacgcatttttcaaagataactcaagaacaatatttgtaaaaagctttaaattgcaaagcaatgtatggcgttctttctcaaattgaagcttaattatctctcaaaaatgcatggttacccccgattttctttttggataccaagggtacttactaagatctactttttccggatagttttaaaccgcgcaaaaatatccctgtattagtaagcatcaccgataggaaatccgagtgtctcgagatgcgcagaacgtatgcgcaataacaatagtaggcaccgtccttaatatggGGTCTTTGACTCTTTTGCATTTCATCCCTTGGCCTCTGTTTTTTTGCATGCcataaattgtaataaataaataaataagtaaataaataaataatataaataaaaaattgcttGGGCTTGTGCCTTTCTTAGTACCATTGCCTTGTCCTTCGTTTGGAAGATTATTAATCTAGCACGTTCTTTACTgcatcggaaaaaaaaaaaagactgagcGAAATAAAGAATATGTAAAGCAATTTTTCATCCTCGACATGTttatcaggaacccatgactatGGTTTATATGTAAAACAAAGTCATGTATGATAAGTTAAAGGAAGTTCTGTATGATAAtagtcacaaagtgtcccctcaGACCTCTTCTGAACTTACTATCCTTTGTCTCCAGAAAAATCACATTTAGTGTAACTCAAACTTGACTCCTCCAGTAAATATCAATAGTAGAGACAACCCTAGACTAAAAACAGCCCGAACTCTAACCCTTTGTGTTGCTGCAAATGGGTTGTGGGATTTATAGGGGTGCCTCGAGGTGTTAAGCAAAATCGAGTTAACATTTGATGAgctagacttgccacaagtcgacctcacgataatcccaggagaaaatgttttagcGTACGCGAAGtaaatattagggagtttaagatctacgacgccgacgttgacgaaaacgtcacctcaaaatataacgttgCACTATCGTAGGTTTCTCGCGGtttggccatctcgttcgcgtcttACAATGTGgccaaagtatcctaaaaataaattggtacgagcggtttcagagcaaaaatagagaacgaaagattcacatttgaacgctcacgttgtcgtcaaaacctcaaatttggtgatttcacgtcgttgttgtgcagggAACCGCACgtttatgtgctaaaatgcgtgccgcacgtgcagcacgattatttttcctcttttaaccaatgatattgctgtttcgtggcgttcttgTTGAtcaccgcgtcgtagatcttaaagtccctaatgagcgagcgacgaagtcgcgaggggtcgacttgtctcgcttgcaaggttttcatttgcgtctcgcgccaaaagggggatgacgtcattcgcaagtcctgcacttgatggcgcaatccgacgaagtatcgaaagaggaaatttgttgactttgtgctaaaagtatcagaaacaaagatgaaataaaacaaaagcttATTTTCAATCTCtagtcgccgcttggaaaggagatctccagtggtattttttggaccaacacttgtgccgtgatttgtgctgatagaaacgaaacactaatttgaaagattagcaagtaagggaaagtttcgaatcgtcaagaaagtcaattgatttcactcctgaaagatcaggtaggcttcaggtgtaggagacgtactagaccgggattaaccatttagcgatgcaatgactctcgtcgatgaacACAcatgcatttttaatttttttgtttcattcgacgaaaaatgtgtcgatagtcgttgagaatcgcctcgggagttccaaacaccagtttatacttaagattttaaatgtgttgtctcctacATATGACGCTCTAATGCCACGACAATTGCGGCTggagaccaaatctttcgtgatTGAAATCAGTGGAACAATTACGAATACGACCAAAAAAGcgaccaaaagcgtacgggacTAGTTTAAAGGTCAGACTTTCCCAGCTCTGGTTGGAGCAGACACAAACATATatatgcaagacagatattcttgaattattttcctctgataGTCTGGAAGTCACGCTTCACTGGGTGTGGCAaactttgattgacaactctatcccctggggtccacgagactactctgattggcctagctcagccacccgtttttgggtcgctaaaattggcgccaatcaagtatgaaaagtccttcgttcagcgcgtatctagacgaaggacttttcgaaagtctactgATGAGCCAACACATGACAAATTACTCAGagagaaaaaagtaaacatttgCAAGACGCTGGATCATTTTAAGTGACTTTGGTTCAGTTTcttattccggattccggagTACTGATTTTAGGCAAACCTCATATATTAGCACAAACGATGACCTTAATAATATCTTCCCTAGTGACCAAAGAAAGGAAATAGGCTTAAATTGATTTCCTTGAGAACTGAATCAAAGAACACTGCAACTTCAACAACTCTGTGCAAGTTTGGCCATAATTCGAATTTTCAGGTGAATTTCAAGTAGAGATCAAACGAGAAATCTGTCCCGTTCCTCAAACAAGTTTCCTCAGAAATGGCAGCTTACGTGGAGATAATGCAACCGCGTTTATACCTCCAGATTTGAAGACCGGATCTTTCGCAGGTTTCTCAATGATCCTTCGCCATCTCGGGAACCAGTAAATGCTTTGACAGGCGATCTTGGCGCGCCTTTGACATAAAATATCAAACCTCGTGAATCGAACTTCGCATGCAAAACAGGCAAGTAAAACTTTCAATTTCAGTGGCAAGTTGTATTATTGAAAACCTCACCTGATTTTGGATATGTGACGACGAATACATCGTCTTCACGAGTTTTAAAACGACGCAAGTccttttcaaaatctttgtCAATATTGGGCTCATAAAACGTGACTCGCACACCGCAGACCAAGGCCTGTCGAGGGCCAGTAAAGTCGCCATCTCTTTCTTGCACGATCTTCCAGTCGGCCATGACACAGCAGGAATGATAACTGGGGTGTCAGGCAACGCTCTGGTAAATAATATTGCGTGACGTTTCGTCTGCCTAGCAAACGCACGAATGAGCTATTGTGTCTCATTTCCTTGTCACCCTTTCTCCCAGAATATCAGCAGATCACGCAATCAAAACAGGATCACAACAAACAGTGAAAAGCTGTCCACACGAGCAATTTTCATGTGACAATTTAACGTGGGAAACACATTTGAGCGTGTAGATAGGACaacaaataattgttgacaATATTCGCAGTTAAGTGGGTTCACTTCCGTATTCAAGGCAAATGCACTCGAACATTGCTGGGCAAAATGTTTGACATTAAAGCGCTTTGGCAGGGAAATTAAAGATCTCTGTGTTTCTAGGGGTACTTTACAGAAGTGGtctgcagtgcaggcgttatTTTGGCGCGGAACGCTAGATAAATCAGGTTTtcgatgccgccatcttggattgtgaTTAGaatacgcctgcactgcaggccaTACAGAAGGGGAGTGATGTAAAACTCGGGATTCATCAGCAGGTTTATCGCAGGTGAAATGTTTGCTCCCTGAAGCAAAACGCAAGCTCTTACACGCACCGGAAGCGACTGGAGTTTATTCGGGAGAAATTTGCTAACGACATTGCAAAATTTGAATTCACAGGAAGAGATTGATTAAGTGAGTACAAGTTTTGGATTGTTCGTTTACTGCTCGATCACTGTTTATCGTTAATTTGGTCCTCCCAAGATACTTCCGTATCCCgtaatacttaacaattagacgtcaatagcccatgaggcgaagtcgaatgggctattgacccgtggcccttgagggcgaagggtctaattgttttagtatcacccaactagtcgaacagaaaaggcaataataaagttggcaaatgcaagttgaaaatatatttatttggaaataaaacgaaagaaagcgtcacgcttttcgctactcgacgACTagtactaatagtcctctagtagcgtagccaatcataatgcagcatttgcattagtccactagttgggtgatactaaattcAAGTAGTCTTGATCCCGTGAATTATTCTCGGGTCATCCCGCGGGCTCTATGGACGTCCATGATCCGTCAACCCGTAAGGCTAATGACAGCCTTTCTGGCTGCGTCGTCCATGTCATCTGCTAGAAAGAGCGGCATACCACTCTCAGTCAGAATATGTTTAGCTCTTTCCACATTTCTACCTGTAGGGATGAAAAAGAAGAGGGATGAAGTGAGGTTCATTTATGAGCCACTTCATAGGGTCTTATCAGGACTAAAATGCAATGTTGTTTGGAGGAATAAAGCCATAATGCTTCTACTCTGTCCCATTCCAGCATAAGGGCAGGCAACAATGACTGAGACCACGCCTTTGACGTCCAACACACTTTTTATTACTAGAAATAGCAAGCTtatatagagcagttttcaatcgagtgtcgtaaaaccaaaagcaaagtaattactttcgccaatcaaaaaggtcggagacaatccagtaaaccaatcaaaactcgaagtaaatTTGCACGCGCGAGAcacgattggttttagtttcacttctgattggttgaaaaaatggtgcgagaactttgaaccaatcactgagtgaagcaatcataaaccaaagtagttcactaattactttcgacacgcaattgaaaaccactctaagcaAGGACGATAATTGAAGGCTACGAAAACGCCATAAGGGAAGTGGTCAAAACAAGTGTACTCGAAGAGGACCCACCTAGTTtaaggggaggggtggtatacAAGACACCATCTATCTGATGAACCTCATGAACAAAAATTATTGACCTGAATACTGGAAATAAATGAGGCATAAATAATTTGTCTGCATGAAGCTTGCATCCATAGGAAGTCAGCATAGCGAGGTTTGAATCTTTTCGTCAGTGCTTACTCTTGAAAGAGAGGGGGTTATACAACCAAGAAACCATCTTTTAAGGTGTACAATTGTTTTGACTATTTTCCGAAAACAGTCGGTttcttcaacaaaaacaatagctctgcatgCACGTCCCGTATGAGCGTTATATACCTTTTTGCTCATTTCTTTGGCTGTCGTGTCCTGACAACGACGgcaactaacaaaattaaatagAGGACGTATGCAATCGACgactaattttaattttcgcACTCCGAAAACTCCCTTTCCATGATCATACCATGCCACGATAAGAGAGGAAAATGTGCGTTAATGTTAATCTTGTGAAAAAAGAATATCACTGTAGTCTGGGCAATGGAAATTCGGAAATCCACGCTGCattctttttcgtttttttttttttttggcgagtCTCACAGGGGGGGAACCACGATTTTTCTTAGGACGGAGTGCACCACTACGGAATGGCGTAACCGAATagtgcagttttttttttcggagaataccagttgtatcaGAAAGCCGCAGGTCATATCAGAGGGGAGgttaggggggaggggaggggaggttAGGGGAAGGGGAGGTTAGGGAAAGGGGAGGTTAGGGataggggaggggggaggggaggggggaggggtgcaCATTCCCTGCAGCCTCTCTATTTACGCAATTCCGCCTGCGAGAATTCAACTCACCCTCTAGTCGCACTATTACTGGAACTTTAACGTTGAGCCTTTCGTAAGCTGAGGTTATTCCATTGGCGATAATTGAACAATCAACGATTCCACCAAATATATTGACTAGGATTGACTTAACctgtgaaaacaaacaaatggtCTTCACCATCATCATCTATCATCATCAGGTAAGTCTGCGCATGTCAATGAATGATCTTACGGTCACATCTTCTTACCCTTGGGTCTTTGACCACTATATTGAATGCTTGAAACACACCTTCCTCCTGTACCCCACCCCCTAAGTCAAGAAAGTTAGCAGGGGCACCCCCGTGGAGTTTTATAATGTCCATTGTAGCCATTGCGAGGCCAGCACCATTCactaaagcaaaaaaagaaaacaaaattgttaaACGATAAATTTCCAATTTCCTCTAAGATGACTTCCGATAGATATGCTTTAATTCAAAACGGTCTCTAGGCGCGCTCTTTCTCTAAACTGTACCCTAGAATGTCTCGTTCGGTCAGAAGATCCTTGTAGTAGCGAAGATAAAAATCTACATGGCGGAGATAGAGGGTCCTGCGTCCTTTACTTTGCCGACTTCTTCAAGATGGAGAACCTGCGGAAAAGTATTACTTCTTACCAAGACACGCAATATTTCCATCTAAGCTGATATAATTCAGAGCGTATTTCCCAGCTTCAACTTCTCGCGGATCACTCTCGCTCTGATCGTCCATCGCAAACACTTCTTGCTGTCGGAACTTGGCGCTGTCATCAAAGTTGAACTTGGCGTCAAAGCACACAACTAAAAGATTggcacaaaacaaagaaaacactgacaACAAAGCTAAACGTTTTGCAGAATATATGACATTTTGCACTGTAAACGGAGCTGAGATCGAGTGACCAGTAGCCTctttgcagccgttttttgtgtcGGTCCCATTCTCCCTCCCCACGATGGGACCGACACAAAAACGGCTGCAAGGAGGTTACGTAAGCAGCCGTTTTCTTTGACGCGGGAGAAGCGCGTACAATACTCTTGCGCGCGAGGAAACACGCATGGGTAGTGCGCGCAACGCAAAAAGAAGCGAATGGACGAAAGATtgtcacaaaacaaaaacaaatactgACAACAAAACTACATGCTTGCAGAATACACGACATTTTTCGGCCGCAAACGTATCCTGACATCGAGTAAGCAGTGTTTTCCTTTGAATCaagcgaagaaaaaaaaaactttcatatTTAGCGAGCTGTGCTATAAAACAAGGCCCGCTCTATTGGTCGATCGGTAGCTGCGCTATGAGCATTAGCCACTAAAGAAGCTAACTACGCACCTTTTCCGTCAGGAGTTTCTCCGAATGGATTAATTTCTACCTGGGTCGCGTCAACTTTGAGGAAGAGTTTATAAAGTAACTTGATTTGCTCAGCAGcctgtaaaatgaaaaaagtcaGGTTTGGATCACCATCGCAGTTTTCTGTTGAATGTCAAAGGCTGCCGATTGGTCGGAAATTCTCGCGCTCTTAACCAAGGAATACCAACATTTGCTTTCGCGCTTGTTTTATCAATGTAAGTACTTCAATTATCTCACCTCTTCAAGCAGCGGTCCTTTAAATTCCAACTTCTCTGCGAGATATAGTGCATCTTCATGTTGAATTCCCTTAAAAATGTCTACTGCAACCTTCATATAAAGCAAAGGATTCATGCGTAAAAAGTGGGTCATAGGTTAACAATGTAGCCCGGCTTAAACGTGTTCAAAAAACGTTTAACTTTCTTCACTCCCACTCAAGGACGCTAAGCCATACAGTAGGAGGAGTAGGGTACACTTCATTGCCCTGTAGatagtttaaggacggtgcctactattgtcattgcgcatacgttctgcgcaactccagatactcggatttcctatcggtgatgcttactaatgcagggatttttttgcgcggtttaaaactatgcaggcaaagtagatcttcgtaagtactcttggtatccaaaaagaaaattgggggtaatcatgcattctttagagataattaagctttaatttgagagtgaacaccatacattgctttgtattgtacagctttttacaaatattgttaatgaattatctttgaaaaatgtgtggttacccccaattttcttgttggatttcaataacacttgttaagatctaccttttctgcataatcataaatcggggcaaatatacctttgaattagtaggcaccgtccttaagaatcCATAAACCAAGTTAAGTTTTGAGaacatcgcagttatgaacgctacTTTACCagcaacgaaaggaaagcctgaaaatttgaGGCTTGgacgggattcgaacccttgAACTCTCCGACACCGGTGCACTGCTCtaccaataggccattttcgaattcttacggctggactggatctcgcatgaaatggaggctaatgcgggcaaatcttttcaaaaacaaattaatttcccttcattagcctccatttcatgctagatccagtccaaatgtgagaattcgaaaatggtctattgagctatgaagccaactgggagctggggcccgtttctcgaaggtcccgaaactttacgggccattttcgggtgtcacaatgcCCTCTGTacctcaagaacggagaggatttaagtcgtcaaacttcagtcattttgctttttgttaccttgaaaaaatggcttttcgggcccgaaaagttctcgggactttcgagaaacgggcccttggTCATTTTTTGTGAGAACGTAACTGAACCGGTCGACGATATGTGCTTGTATTTGCCACTGATTGGTAGGATAGAAAAACTAAGGAGATGTTAAATATACATCTTAAGCTTCTCTAAAATCGATAGGAAAAATGCATAATATCACGCAAAGAAGGGAGCAGACTCGTATGAATGTAGTTCAGCGGTAAGGTAGGTTGAAAAGCGTCGTAACCCTACCTTGTGTATGTGTTCGGGTGTGTCCTTAGCAACTTCCTCAATGTCGACACCACCTTTAGGACTCGCTACAATTACTGGTCCTTGAAAGATTCTGTCCATCAAAATGGCCAGATATGTCTCCCGAGCTATGTCATAACTTTCCGCAACCATTACCTAAACAAGCCAATCCGTAAAAGAATAAACCAACAAAGCAATTCAAGGAAATCTGACAGTCAAGAGTCGTCTATTCGTACGGTTGTTCATACGAATTCGACTATTTGTTCGCACATTTATTCGTATGGGCTCGGTCATGTTCGTTTCCACTTTCGTTTGCTCGTGCTCAGTCTCGTTCAGTTTCGTGCTCGTGATTTCTTTCATTCGTTCATTAGTTTCTTTGAGTTCGGACTCGCTCGTTCACTTTTCCGTCCCAACATCATCTTCTTCTCTACTGATTTCTGCGAAAAGAAACCATCCTGCACGACTCTAGATTAAGCGCAAACAAGCGgggaaataaattaaacaataacATCTTTCAGGAACGCACGAGCAATTTTACGGTAAAACACTTTCCCAAAATATCACAGCGTGTTGTCACCTTTTTAACCAGTACTCCATCTGGCAGCGTCTGCGGTGTTGTTAAGTTGTACCCTACCATCTTCTCTATGAGTTCGCCAACCTTATTGAcactaaaacaaacaaacaacgagATACGCAGTGGTTTCAATCGACTTGTAAATCCGGTCCCAGCCTAGTTgaacacgaaaatttggtttatacAAATGAGTTCATAACTAGGTAACAAAGATTTGTGAGatgatgtttcgagcgttagccctttgtcagcgAGAAGGGATAAGACTCGAAGGCTTTAgagtttagggttagggttagggttagggttcccAACTAAACTTGTAAACATTAAGATTTGTCGCTGCTGTTGTAAACCCTTGAGTTCTAATGATAGCCCTTTACTTTTCGGTGAAACCGGAACTCCTAAAATCCTAGAGTTCCggaaattgattattccagagctggtaagtacttcatgtatcccttattattatgtatttaaatataagctattgataatgtatttcaATGattacccttatatacccatgtatacccttatatacccctatatacccatgtatacccttatatacccctatttacccatgtataccactatatacccctgtatacccctatgtacccatgtatacccttatatacccatgtatacccttatatacccatgtatacccatgtatacctatgtatacccctatatacccatgtatacccttatatacccatatataccctactatacccctatatacccatgtatacccttatatacccatgtatacccatgtaaacccctatatacccctgtatacccctatatacccttgtatacccttatatacccatgtatacccatgtatacccatgtatacccctgtatgcccatgtatactcctatatacccatgtatacccatgtatacccttatatacccatgtatacccatatatacccctgtatgcccatgtataacttcatatacccatgtatacccatgtatacccctatatacccatgtatacccttatatacccatgtatacccctgtatgcccatgtataccccaatatacccatgtatacccttatatccccatgtatacccatgtatacctatgtatacccctatatacccatgtatacccctatatacccaagtatacccttatatacccatgtatacccatgtatacccttatataccctatatacccatgtatacctttatatacccatgtatacccatgtatacccttatataccccagtataccccagtatacccatgtatacccttatatacccctacatacccatgtatacccttgcaccccagtatacccatgtatacccttatatacccatgtataccccaatatacccatgtatacccttatatacccatgtatacccctgtatgcccatgtataccccaatatacccatgtatacccttatatacccatgtatacccatgtatacctatgtatacccctatatacccatgtatacccatgtatacctatgtatacccctatatacccatgtatacccttatatacccatgtatacccatgtatacccttatatacccctgtataccccagtatacccatgtacatacatacatacaacatacatacaaactttatttgGTGTCTTATACATTGTACATCGACAATCCTCcaaataaatttacaatttatataattttcTAATCTTAAAGGTTAACTAAGTTTTTTCTCTAATCTCATAGCAGTCGTGTATATGCTTTGCAATTATTTTCTGTAACTCAACATTATTACTG from Montipora foliosa isolate CH-2021 chromosome 7, ASM3666993v2, whole genome shotgun sequence includes the following:
- the LOC138011757 gene encoding succinate--CoA ligase [GDP-forming] subunit beta, mitochondrial-like — encoded protein: MATISRTRNLSSICRKCAGLSGKFRLRSPQTSTVAVIQTRWLNLQEYQSKTLMLDNGLHVQRFKVTDNAKDAVQIAKELAAKEFVVKAQILAGGRGKGSFSSGLKSGVHVTQDVNKVGELIEKMVGYNLTTPQTLPDGVLVKKVMVAESYDIARETYLAILMDRIFQGPVIVASPKGGVDIEEVAKDTPEHIHKVAVDIFKGIQHEDALYLAEKLEFKGPLLEEAAEQIKLLYKLFLKVDATQVEINPFGETPDGKVVCFDAKFNFDDSAKFRQQEVFAMDDQSESDPREVEAGKYALNYISLDGNIACLVNGAGLAMATMDIIKLHGGAPANFLDLGGGVQEEGVFQAFNIVVKDPRVKSILVNIFGGIVDCSIIANGITSAYERLNVKVPVIVRLEGRNVERAKHILTESGMPLFLADDMDDAARKAVISLTG